In Salarias fasciatus chromosome 2, fSalaFa1.1, whole genome shotgun sequence, one genomic interval encodes:
- the tstd2 gene encoding thiosulfate sulfurtransferase/rhodanese-like domain-containing protein 2, translating to MADETHCSEFRDWEVDTAACNGVKEEKQLSAAQRRNYSLCRRKTFSAFVATKRNHSEANAPSWHCCGQIFNDHSAIHKHVARTHDAEIQQVTKDSYERLFSKLKEEPETKQPNEFKAEDVDISTWIPNVSHVSTEQLKNGPGRVLLYYHYCQVKDPHVICAWQKALCEKLHLSGKIRVATEGINGTVGGTTVATDIYIEAMQSHPLFRMGKDDFKSSDGGAECFTDLKVGVFKEIVPMGVDPDVLSYQQAGVHLEPEEFHKEVETLLAKGDLCDDTILLDCRNFYESKIGQFTQCLAPDIRKFSYFPDYVDQNLELFRDKKVLMYCTGGIRCERGSAYLRSKEVCKEVYQLKGGIHKYLERFPEGFYRGKLFVFDERYAISSNSDVISDCRYCGCPWDRYELCSTRSCCQLVLSCTSCRQDGRTACCPTCQAKGRARIEASPPHKEECECTDQRPRIPQDVPPHPD from the exons ATGGCAGATGAGACACACTGCTCGGAGTTCAGGGACTGGGAGGTGGACACTGCAGCCTGTAATggagtgaaagaggagaaacagctttctgctgctcagagaagaAACTACAGCCTCTGTAGGAGGAAG ACGTTTTCTGCCTTTGTTGCGACCAAGAGGAACCACAGTGAAGCGAACGCCCCATCTTGGCACTGCTGCGGTCAGATCTTCAACGATCACTCTGCTATTCACAAACACGTGGCCCGGACTCACGATGCTGAAATCCAGCAGGTCACAAAGGACTCGTACGAACGGTTGTTCAGTAAACTGAAAGAAGAGCCAGAAACAAAGCAGCCCAATGAGTTTAAAGCTGAGGATGTAGACATCTCTACATGGATACCCAACGTGAGCCACGTCTCAACGGAGCAGCTCAAAAA TGGTCCAGGGAGGGTTCTCCTCTACTACCACTACTGTCAGGTGAAAGATCCACACGTCATCTGTGCCTGGCAGAAAGCTTTGTGTGAGAAACTGCACTTAAGCGGCAAG ATCCGAGTGGCAACAGAAGGCATCAACGGAACAGTGGGTGGCACCACCGTGGCCACTGACATTTACATTGAAGCAATGCAATCACACCCGCTGTTCCGGATGGGAAAAGATGACTTTAAG agcagtgatggaggTGCAGAGTGTTTCACCGACTTGAAAGTCGGTGTCTTCAAGGAAATCGTCCCCATGGGGGTGGATCCTGACGTTCTCTCCTACCAGCAAGCAG GAGTTCATTTGGAGCCTGAGGAGTTTCACAAAGAAGTGGAAACTCTTCTAGCTAAAGGAGACCTGTGTGACGACACCATCCTCTTGGACTGCCGCAATTTTTACGAGAGTAAAATT GGTCAGTTCACGCAGTGTTTGGCCCCCGACATCCGGAAGTTCAGCTACTTCCCGGACTACGTGGACCAGAACCTGGAGCTGTTCAGAGACAAGAAGGTGCTGATGTACTGCACAGGAGGGATCCGGTGTGAGCGCGGCTCCGCATACCTCCGCTCCAAA GAGGTGTGTAAAGAGGTTTATCAGCTGAAAGGTGGCATTCATAAGTACCTGGAACGTTTCCCAGAAGGTTTTTACCGTGGGAAACTCTTCGTGTTTGACGAGCGCTACGCCATCTCCTCCAACAGCGACGTCATCTCAg ACTGCAGGTACTGCGGCTGTCCGTGGGACCGCTACGAGCTCTGTTCCACCCGGTCCTGCTGCCAGCTGGTTCTGTCCTGTACGAGCTGCAGGCAGGACGGACGCACGGCGTGCTGCCCCACCTGTCAGGCCAAAGGGCGGGCTCGGATCGAGGCCTCGCCGCCGCACAAAGAGGAGTGCGAGTGCACCGACCAACGGCCCAGAATCCCTCAGGATGTGCCGCCGCACCCCGACTGA